The following are encoded together in the Phaseolus vulgaris cultivar G19833 chromosome 9, P. vulgaris v2.0, whole genome shotgun sequence genome:
- the LOC137822639 gene encoding uncharacterized protein: MATMSLTFAVAAPSLSLPSTPTLIKLHNHVLHVKPLHCTPIHQHVDADAGIMCEPCNGKGWLVCDFCKGQKTNIKAENKRIYRRCPSCKAVGYVLCSNCKVFKCVTFPNFNDSQN, encoded by the exons ATGGCAACCATGTCCCTTACATTTGCAGTTGCAGCACCGTCTCTTTCCCTTCCTTCAACTCCCACTCTCATCAAACTCCATAACCATGTCCTTCACGTCAAGCCCCTCCACTGCACTCCCATTCACCAACAT GTTGATGCAGATGCAGGTATCATGTGTGAGCCTTGCAATGGAAAAGGGTGGTTAGTTTGTGACTTTTGTAAAGGCCAAAAGACTAACATCAAAGCCGAAAACAAACGTATCTATCGAAGATGTCCCTCTTGCAAAGCC GTTGGCTATGTCTTGTGTTCTAACTGCAAGGTCTTCAAATGCGTCACTTTTCCTAATTTCAACGATTCTCAGAACTGA
- the LOC137822261 gene encoding uncharacterized protein — protein MKALLGSQDSWEVVEEGFEEPTNTTGYTAAQTKALKETRSKDKAALYMLYRAVDEAIFEKIVGASTSKEAWDILEKVFKGADQVKQVSLQTLRGELENMKMMESESVSDYITRVQAVVNQLNRNGETLTDARVVEKILRTLTDNFESIVCAIEESKDLATLTVDELASSLEAHEQRKKKKKEETLEQALQTKASIKDEKVLYHQNSQYRGRGRGSRGNGRGGKGNNHEGYYKEKEQSSQPNWRGRGRGRGRGGRSNYSNIECYKCHKYGHYAKDCNSDKCYNCGKVGHFAKDCRADIKIEETTNLALEVETNEGVLLMAQDEVNINNDTLWYLDSGASNHMCGHKYLFKDMQKIEDGHVSFGDASKVEVKG, from the coding sequence ATGAAAGCTCTTCTCGGTTCTCAGGATTCATGGGAGGTGGTcgaagaaggttttgaagaaccaACAAATACCACGGGTTATACGGCGGCTCAAACCAAGGCGTTGAAAGAGACGCGATCGAAAGATAAGGCAGCTTTGTACATGTTGTATAGAGCTGTTGATGAGGCAATTTTTGAGAAGATTGTTGGTGCGTCCACTTCAAAGGAAGCATGGGACATATTGGAGAAGGTGTTCAAAGGAGCTGACCAAGTTAAGCAAGTGAGTCTACAAACTCTGCGTGGCGAGTTGGAGAACATGAAGATGATGGAGTCAGAAAGTGTATCTGACTACATCACGCGTGTACAGGCTGTGGTGAATCAACTCAACCGAAACGGTGAAACTCTGACCGATGCACGAGttgtggagaagattttgagaacATTAACAGACAATTTTGAGAGTATTGTGTGCGCGATAGAAGAGTCAAAGGACCTTGCGACGCTCACAGTCGACGAGCTCGCCAGTTCTCTCGAGGCACACGAGCaacgaaagaagaagaagaaggaggaaaCACTCGAGCAAGCACTTCAAACCAAGGCGTCAATCAAAGACGAAAAGGTACTCTATCATCAAAATTCTCAATATAGAGGGCGTGGTCGTGGAAGTCGTGGAAACGGTCGTGGTGGAAAAGGCAACAACCATGAAGGGTACTATAAGGAGAAGGAACAGTCGAGCCAACCAAATTGGCGTGGAAGAGGACGTGGTAGAGGAAGAGGCGGCCGATCGAATTATTCCAACATCGAGTGCTACAAATGTCACAAATATGGTCACTATGCGAAGGATTGTAACTCTGACAAATGTTACAATTGTGGTAAAGTGGGGCATTTCGCAAAAGATTGTCGTGCTGATATAAAGATAGAAGAAACAACCAACCTAGCCTTGGAAGTCGAAACGAATGAAGGTGTTCTCTTGATGGCTCAAGATGAAGTCAACATTAACAATGACACTCTGTGGTACCTCGACTCAGGAGCAAGCAACCATATGTGCGGTCACAAGTACCTATTCAAAGATATGCAAAAGATTGAAGATGGTCATGTGTCATTTGGAGATGCATCAAAGGTGGAGGTCAAAGGCTGA
- the LOC137822761 gene encoding auxin-responsive protein SAUR71-like yields the protein MSMDPPKKPNKIREIVRLQQILKKWRRVANSSKTSGSIKFLKRTLSLSEREGGGSSSVVPKGYVAVCVGVELSRFVIPTEYLGHQAFHMLLREAEEEFGFEQTGVLRIPCEVSVFEGILKMVERKDKFFTQKCRFSIEKMMGYCSSNHLAYSHQPQSPMCR from the coding sequence ATGTCCATGGATCCTCCCAAGAAACCTAACAAGATCAGGGAAATAGTGAGGCTTCAACAGATTCTTAAGAAATGGAGAAGGGTTGCAAACTCTTCAAAAACAAGTGGAAGCATCAAGTTTCTGAAAAGAACACTTTCTCTGTCTGAACGTGAAGGAGGAGGATCGAGCAGTGTGGTTCCCAAGGGCTACGTTGCTGTTTGTGTTGGCGTGGAGCTTAGCAGGTTCGTTATACCAACCGAGTATTTGGGTCACCAAGCCTTTCACATGTTACTTAGAGAAGCTGAGGAAGAGTTTGGGTTTGAGCAAACTGGGGTTCTCAGAATTCCTTGTGAAGTCTCGGTGTTCGAGGGTATCTTGAAGATGGTGGAGAGAAAGGACAAGTTTTTCACTCAGAAATGCAGATTTAGCATTGAGAAAATGATGGGATACTGTTCCTCCAACCACCTTGCTTATTCTCATCAACCTCAAAGTCCAATGTGCAGATAG